A genomic window from Glycine max cultivar Williams 82 chromosome 17, Glycine_max_v4.0, whole genome shotgun sequence includes:
- the LOC100775934 gene encoding putative cadmium/zinc-transporting ATPase HMA4 isoform X2, whose protein sequence is MKVKALNEARLEANIRVYGDEKHQKRWPSPYSIASGVLLLLSLLKFVFHPLKYLALGAVAVAVYPLILKAIVSIRNLRLDINILMLIAVIGTISMNHYLEAGTIVFLFSIAQWLESRASHKATAVMSSLMNIAPQKAVIAETGEVVDADEVKINTVLEVKAGEVIPIDGVVIDGICEVDEKKLTGESFPVAKQKDSTVWAGTINLNGYISVKTTALAEDCVMAKMAKLVEEAQNSKTNIQRLIDKFAQFYTPGVVIISALVAVIPLALKQHNHKLWLQFSLVVLVSACPCALILSTPVATFCAYTKAATSGLLIKGGDHLETLAKIKVMAFDKTGTITKGEFVVTHFQSLSDDIDFNTLAYWVSSIESKSSHPSAAAIVDYGRSLSVEPEPEKVTEFEIFPGEGICGKIEGRVIYIGNKRIAARAGFETVPILQGEVERGKTTGYIYLGAIPIGFFSLSDACRLRVQEAIGQLKSLGIKTAMLTGDNQSAAMQVQDELGHSLELVHAELLPEDKVKIISEFKKEGPTAMVGDGLNDAPALAAADIGISMGISGSALASETGNIILMSNDIMKIPEAIKLARKASRKVVENIVFSIMTKAAILDLAIGGHPLVWAAVVADVGTCLLVIFNSMLLLRKGHNHGGKCCRSSTKPHNHKNGCGGSHDNSSHHHHHHEHDQHQHEDHSHKRCCSEKTKKLFPPQKCGGAHGSSSHHHHHHRQHQHEYHNHDQHDQHHQKCASQTSFSTCPPCS, encoded by the exons ATGAAAGTTAAGGCACTGAATGAAGCAAGGCTAGAAGCAAATATCAGAGTGTATGGGGACGAAAAGCACCAAAAGAGATGGCCAAGCCCTTACTCAATTGCCTCTGGAGTGTTACTTTTGCTTTCTCTCCTCAAATTTGTGTTCCATCCCTTGAAATATTTGGCACTAGGAGCAGTTGCTGTTGCTGTCTATCCTCTCATCTTAAAGGCCATTGTCTCCATTCGGAACCTTAGGCTGGACATCAACATTCTTATGCTCATTGCAg TTATTGGGACAATTTCTATGAATCATTATTTGGAAGCCGGCACCATTGTTTTCCTCTTCTCAATTGCACAATGGCTAGAGTCAAGGGCAAGCCACAag GCAACTGCAGTAATGTCATCTTTGATGAACATAGCCCCTCAAAAAGCAGTCATAGCTGAAACCGGAGAGGTTGTGGATGCTGATGAGGTGAAAATAAACACCGTTTTAGAAGTTAAAGCAGGCGAGGTGATACCCATTGATGGTGTTGTGATAGATGGAATCTGTGAAGTTGATGAGAAAAAATTGACTGGGGAATCATTCCCTGTGGCAAAACAAAAGGATTCTACTGTATGGGCTGGCACCATCAATTTAAATG GTTATATTAGTGTGAAAACTACTGCACTAGCTGAGGATTGTGTGATGGCTAAAATGGCAAAGCTTGTTGAAGAAGCTCAAAACAGCAAAACCAACATCCAGAGATTGATTGACAAGTTTGCCCAGTTTTATACCCCAG GCGTTGTAATCATATCAGCTCTTGTAGCGGTGATTCCACTTGCGCTAAAACAACATAACCATAAACTTTGGCTTCAGTTTTCGCTGGTTGTTTTAGTAAGTGCATGTCCATGTGCACTCATCCTTTCAACGCCAGTTGCAACTTTTTGTGCTTACACCAAAGCAGCCACATCAGGTCTTCTCATCAAAGGGGGTGATCATCTTGAAACACTTGCCAAAATTAAGGTCATGGCCTTTGACAAAACGGGTACCATAACGAAGGGTGAATTTGTGGTCACACATTTTCAATCTCTTTCAGATGACATTGATTTCAACACATTGGCTTACTG GGTGTCAAGCATAGAGAGCAAGTCAAGCCATCCATCGGCAGCAGCAATTGTTGATTATGGAAGGTCTCTCTCCGTTGAACCAGAGCCAGAAAAGGTgacagaatttgaaattttcccTGGCGAAGGAATATGTGGGAAAATTGAAGGCAGAGTTATTTACATTGGAAATAAAAGAATTGCCGCAAGAGCTGGGTTTGAAACAG ttcCTATCTTACAAGGTGAAGTTGAAAGAGGAAAGACCACGGGATACATATACTTGGGAGCAATCCCAATtggatttttctctctttcagaTGCTTGCAGATTAAGAGTTCAGGAGGCAATAGGACAGTTGAAGTCATTGGGAATCAAAACCGCTATGCTCACTGGAGATAATCAATCTGCTGCGATGCAAGTACAGGATGAG CTGGGGCATTCTCTTGAGTTAGTTCATGCAGAACTTTTGCCAGAGGACAAGGTGAAAATCATCTCAGAATTTAAGAAGGAAGGTCCAACAGCCATGGTTGGGGACGGCCTAAACGACGCGCCGGCATTGGCTGCAGCTGATATTGGAATCTCGATGGGCATTTCAGGTTCTGCATTGGCAAGTGAGACGGGCAATATAATTCTTATGTCCAATGACATTATGAAGATACCAGAAGCCATTAAGCTTGCAAGAAAAGCTAGTAGGAAAGTGGTAGAAAACATTGTTTTTTCAATCATGACTAAGGCTGCGATTCTTGATTTGGCCATTGGTGGTCATCCACTTGTTTGGGCAGCAGTTGTGGCTGATGTTGGAACATGCCTATTGGTCATCTTTAACAGCATGTTACTTCTGCGAAAAGGACACAACCATGGAGGAAAATGTTGTAGATCTTCTACTAAACCGCATAACCACAAAAATGGATGTGGTGGCTCTCATGATAATTCCTctcatcatcaccatcatcatgAGCATGATCAACATCAACATGAAGATCATAGCCACAAACGTTGTTGCtcagaaaagacaaaaaaattgttCCCACCTCAGAAATGTGGTGGTGCTCATGGTAGTTcctctcatcatcatcatcaccaccgTCAACATCAACATGAATACCATAACCATGACCAACACGATCAACATCATCAGAAGTGTGCCTCACAAACAAGTTTCTCAACATGTCCACCCTGCTCTTGA
- the LOC100775934 gene encoding putative inactive cadmium/zinc-transporting ATPase HMA3 isoform X1, whose amino-acid sequence MDKAEKAMRKSYFDVLGLCCSSEVPLIENILRPLQGIKEVSVIVPSRTVIVVHDTLVISQLQIVKALNEARLEANIRVYGDEKHQKRWPSPYSIASGVLLLLSLLKFVFHPLKYLALGAVAVAVYPLILKAIVSIRNLRLDINILMLIAVIGTISMNHYLEAGTIVFLFSIAQWLESRASHKATAVMSSLMNIAPQKAVIAETGEVVDADEVKINTVLEVKAGEVIPIDGVVIDGICEVDEKKLTGESFPVAKQKDSTVWAGTINLNGYISVKTTALAEDCVMAKMAKLVEEAQNSKTNIQRLIDKFAQFYTPGVVIISALVAVIPLALKQHNHKLWLQFSLVVLVSACPCALILSTPVATFCAYTKAATSGLLIKGGDHLETLAKIKVMAFDKTGTITKGEFVVTHFQSLSDDIDFNTLAYWVSSIESKSSHPSAAAIVDYGRSLSVEPEPEKVTEFEIFPGEGICGKIEGRVIYIGNKRIAARAGFETVPILQGEVERGKTTGYIYLGAIPIGFFSLSDACRLRVQEAIGQLKSLGIKTAMLTGDNQSAAMQVQDELGHSLELVHAELLPEDKVKIISEFKKEGPTAMVGDGLNDAPALAAADIGISMGISGSALASETGNIILMSNDIMKIPEAIKLARKASRKVVENIVFSIMTKAAILDLAIGGHPLVWAAVVADVGTCLLVIFNSMLLLRKGHNHGGKCCRSSTKPHNHKNGCGGSHDNSSHHHHHHEHDQHQHEDHSHKRCCSEKTKKLFPPQKCGGAHGSSSHHHHHHRQHQHEYHNHDQHDQHHQKCASQTSFSTCPPCS is encoded by the exons ATGGACAAGGCAGAGAAAGCTATGCGGAAGAGCTACTTTGATGTCTTGGGTTTGTGCTGTTCTTCGGAAGTTCCGTTAATTGAAAACATCTTGAGACCTCTGCAAGGAATCAAAGAGGTTTCAGTCATCGTTCCATCACGAACCGTCATTGTTGTCCATGACACTCTTGTGATTTCGCAACTTCAAATTG TTAAGGCACTGAATGAAGCAAGGCTAGAAGCAAATATCAGAGTGTATGGGGACGAAAAGCACCAAAAGAGATGGCCAAGCCCTTACTCAATTGCCTCTGGAGTGTTACTTTTGCTTTCTCTCCTCAAATTTGTGTTCCATCCCTTGAAATATTTGGCACTAGGAGCAGTTGCTGTTGCTGTCTATCCTCTCATCTTAAAGGCCATTGTCTCCATTCGGAACCTTAGGCTGGACATCAACATTCTTATGCTCATTGCAg TTATTGGGACAATTTCTATGAATCATTATTTGGAAGCCGGCACCATTGTTTTCCTCTTCTCAATTGCACAATGGCTAGAGTCAAGGGCAAGCCACAag GCAACTGCAGTAATGTCATCTTTGATGAACATAGCCCCTCAAAAAGCAGTCATAGCTGAAACCGGAGAGGTTGTGGATGCTGATGAGGTGAAAATAAACACCGTTTTAGAAGTTAAAGCAGGCGAGGTGATACCCATTGATGGTGTTGTGATAGATGGAATCTGTGAAGTTGATGAGAAAAAATTGACTGGGGAATCATTCCCTGTGGCAAAACAAAAGGATTCTACTGTATGGGCTGGCACCATCAATTTAAATG GTTATATTAGTGTGAAAACTACTGCACTAGCTGAGGATTGTGTGATGGCTAAAATGGCAAAGCTTGTTGAAGAAGCTCAAAACAGCAAAACCAACATCCAGAGATTGATTGACAAGTTTGCCCAGTTTTATACCCCAG GCGTTGTAATCATATCAGCTCTTGTAGCGGTGATTCCACTTGCGCTAAAACAACATAACCATAAACTTTGGCTTCAGTTTTCGCTGGTTGTTTTAGTAAGTGCATGTCCATGTGCACTCATCCTTTCAACGCCAGTTGCAACTTTTTGTGCTTACACCAAAGCAGCCACATCAGGTCTTCTCATCAAAGGGGGTGATCATCTTGAAACACTTGCCAAAATTAAGGTCATGGCCTTTGACAAAACGGGTACCATAACGAAGGGTGAATTTGTGGTCACACATTTTCAATCTCTTTCAGATGACATTGATTTCAACACATTGGCTTACTG GGTGTCAAGCATAGAGAGCAAGTCAAGCCATCCATCGGCAGCAGCAATTGTTGATTATGGAAGGTCTCTCTCCGTTGAACCAGAGCCAGAAAAGGTgacagaatttgaaattttcccTGGCGAAGGAATATGTGGGAAAATTGAAGGCAGAGTTATTTACATTGGAAATAAAAGAATTGCCGCAAGAGCTGGGTTTGAAACAG ttcCTATCTTACAAGGTGAAGTTGAAAGAGGAAAGACCACGGGATACATATACTTGGGAGCAATCCCAATtggatttttctctctttcagaTGCTTGCAGATTAAGAGTTCAGGAGGCAATAGGACAGTTGAAGTCATTGGGAATCAAAACCGCTATGCTCACTGGAGATAATCAATCTGCTGCGATGCAAGTACAGGATGAG CTGGGGCATTCTCTTGAGTTAGTTCATGCAGAACTTTTGCCAGAGGACAAGGTGAAAATCATCTCAGAATTTAAGAAGGAAGGTCCAACAGCCATGGTTGGGGACGGCCTAAACGACGCGCCGGCATTGGCTGCAGCTGATATTGGAATCTCGATGGGCATTTCAGGTTCTGCATTGGCAAGTGAGACGGGCAATATAATTCTTATGTCCAATGACATTATGAAGATACCAGAAGCCATTAAGCTTGCAAGAAAAGCTAGTAGGAAAGTGGTAGAAAACATTGTTTTTTCAATCATGACTAAGGCTGCGATTCTTGATTTGGCCATTGGTGGTCATCCACTTGTTTGGGCAGCAGTTGTGGCTGATGTTGGAACATGCCTATTGGTCATCTTTAACAGCATGTTACTTCTGCGAAAAGGACACAACCATGGAGGAAAATGTTGTAGATCTTCTACTAAACCGCATAACCACAAAAATGGATGTGGTGGCTCTCATGATAATTCCTctcatcatcaccatcatcatgAGCATGATCAACATCAACATGAAGATCATAGCCACAAACGTTGTTGCtcagaaaagacaaaaaaattgttCCCACCTCAGAAATGTGGTGGTGCTCATGGTAGTTcctctcatcatcatcatcaccaccgTCAACATCAACATGAATACCATAACCATGACCAACACGATCAACATCATCAGAAGTGTGCCTCACAAACAAGTTTCTCAACATGTCCACCCTGCTCTTGA